From the genome of Merismopedia glauca CCAP 1448/3, one region includes:
- the lspA gene encoding signal peptidase II produces the protein MKSKNYLLWLAAILSLITDRLTKYWIVKTIPFKASWVFIPGLFNLTYVRNKGAAWSLFSDNGSWLRWLSLAVSLGLVAFALWGPVLKRWEQAGWGLILGGAIGNGIDRFIDGSVVDFIEFRLFEFPVFNIADTSINIGIICLLIASFRQPKPRKS, from the coding sequence ATGAAATCAAAAAATTATTTATTGTGGTTAGCCGCTATATTGAGTCTAATTACGGACAGGTTGACCAAATATTGGATAGTTAAAACAATTCCCTTTAAAGCTAGCTGGGTTTTTATTCCAGGATTGTTTAATCTGACTTACGTGCGTAATAAAGGAGCAGCTTGGAGTTTATTTAGTGACAATGGTTCGTGGCTGCGGTGGTTATCTTTAGCAGTAAGTCTGGGGTTAGTTGCTTTTGCTCTCTGGGGACCTGTTTTGAAACGTTGGGAGCAAGCTGGTTGGGGTTTAATATTAGGTGGAGCGATAGGTAACGGAATCGATCGCTTTATCGATGGCAGCGTGGTTGATTTTATCGAATTTCGTCTCTTCGAGTTTCCTGTGTTTAATATAGCGGACACGAGTATTAATATAGGCATTATATGTTTACTAATAGCCAGTTTTCGGCAACCCAAACCCCGTAAAAGCTAA